The Papaver somniferum cultivar HN1 chromosome 3, ASM357369v1, whole genome shotgun sequence genome includes a region encoding these proteins:
- the LOC113356513 gene encoding very-long-chain (3R)-3-hydroxyacyl-CoA dehydratase PASTICCINO 2A-like isoform X1, whose product MTLTTLKESCHEHVYNAVEKPMLLAQTAAIMEIFHGLVGLVRSPITTTLPQIGSRLFVTWGILWSFPETRTHVLVSSLVINWSITEIIRYSFFGTKEALGFALSWLLWLRYSTFLVLYPTGITSEVGLIYIGLQYIKGSEKYCIRMPNQFNFSFYYFYAAIIALGIYVPATPHMYQYMLGQRKKALAKSKRE is encoded by the exons ATGACTTTGACGACTTTGAAAGAATCATGCCATGAACATGTTTATAATGCTGTGGAAAAGCCTATGCTACTTGCTCAAACTGCAGCTATAATGGAG ATTTTTCATGGTCTTGTAGGCTTGGTAAGATCTCCAATTACAACAACTTTGCCACAAATCGGATCAAGATTATTTGTAACTTGGGGAATTTTGTGGAGTTTTCCTGAG ACTCGAACGCATGTGCTAGTTAGTTCTTTGGTTATAAACTGGTCGATTACCGAG ATTATCCGATACTCTTTCTTTGGTACAAAAGAGGCACTTGGTTTTGCACTTTCATGGTTGTTGTGGCTCAG GTATAGCACCTTTCTGGTATTGTATCCAACTGGAATTACCAGCGAAGTTGGTCTAATATATATCGGTCTGCAGTACATAAAG GGATCTGAGAAATACTGCATTAGGATGCCAAACCAATTTAACTTCTCATTTTATTACTTCTATGCTGCAATTATTGCCCTCGGAATCTATGTCCCAGCCAC TCCACATATGTATCAATATATGCTTGGGCAGAGGAAGAAAGCTCTCGCCAAATCCAAGAGAGAGTAA
- the LOC113356513 gene encoding very-long-chain (3R)-3-hydroxyacyl-CoA dehydratase PASTICCINO 2A-like isoform X2 has translation MTLTTLKESCHEHVYNAVEKPMLLAQTAAIMEIFHGLVGLVRSPITTTLPQIGSRLFVTWGILWSFPETRTHVLVSSLVINWSITEIIRYSFFGTKEALGFALSWLLWLRYSTFLVLYPTGITSEVGLIYIGLQYIKGSEKYCIRMPNQFNFSFYYFYAAIIALGIYVPGSPHMYQYMLGQRKKALAKSKRE, from the exons ATGACTTTGACGACTTTGAAAGAATCATGCCATGAACATGTTTATAATGCTGTGGAAAAGCCTATGCTACTTGCTCAAACTGCAGCTATAATGGAG ATTTTTCATGGTCTTGTAGGCTTGGTAAGATCTCCAATTACAACAACTTTGCCACAAATCGGATCAAGATTATTTGTAACTTGGGGAATTTTGTGGAGTTTTCCTGAG ACTCGAACGCATGTGCTAGTTAGTTCTTTGGTTATAAACTGGTCGATTACCGAG ATTATCCGATACTCTTTCTTTGGTACAAAAGAGGCACTTGGTTTTGCACTTTCATGGTTGTTGTGGCTCAG GTATAGCACCTTTCTGGTATTGTATCCAACTGGAATTACCAGCGAAGTTGGTCTAATATATATCGGTCTGCAGTACATAAAG GGATCTGAGAAATACTGCATTAGGATGCCAAACCAATTTAACTTCTCATTTTATTACTTCTATGCTGCAATTATTGCCCTCGGAATCTATGTCCC AGGTAGTCCACATATGTATCAATATATGCTTGGGCAGAGGAAGAAAGCTCTCGCCAAATCCAAGAGAGAGTAA
- the LOC113356513 gene encoding very-long-chain (3R)-3-hydroxyacyl-CoA dehydratase PASTICCINO 2A-like isoform X3, whose protein sequence is MTLTTLKESCHEHVYNAVEKPMLLAQTAAIMEIFHGLVGLVRSPITTTLPQIGSRLFVTWGILWSFPETRTHVLVSSLVINWSITEIIRYSFFGTKEALGFALSWLLWLRYSTFLVLYPTGITSEVGLIYIGLQYIKGSEKYCIRMPNQFNFSFYYFYAAIIALGIYVPAT, encoded by the exons ATGACTTTGACGACTTTGAAAGAATCATGCCATGAACATGTTTATAATGCTGTGGAAAAGCCTATGCTACTTGCTCAAACTGCAGCTATAATGGAG ATTTTTCATGGTCTTGTAGGCTTGGTAAGATCTCCAATTACAACAACTTTGCCACAAATCGGATCAAGATTATTTGTAACTTGGGGAATTTTGTGGAGTTTTCCTGAG ACTCGAACGCATGTGCTAGTTAGTTCTTTGGTTATAAACTGGTCGATTACCGAG ATTATCCGATACTCTTTCTTTGGTACAAAAGAGGCACTTGGTTTTGCACTTTCATGGTTGTTGTGGCTCAG GTATAGCACCTTTCTGGTATTGTATCCAACTGGAATTACCAGCGAAGTTGGTCTAATATATATCGGTCTGCAGTACATAAAG GGATCTGAGAAATACTGCATTAGGATGCCAAACCAATTTAACTTCTCATTTTATTACTTCTATGCTGCAATTATTGCCCTCGGAATCTATGTCCCAGCCAC GTAG